Part of the Streptomyces sp. NBC_01460 genome, TGGTCGGCATGATCGGCGGTTCGTACGGCGGGGCCGTCCAACTGGCGACCGCGTCCGCCGACCGCCGCGTGGACGCGCTGGTCCCGCTGATCACCTGGAACGACCTGGCGTACTCGCTCGCCCCCAACAGCACCGGCGCGGCCCGGGGCGTCTCCTCCGGGACGCCCGGCGTCTTCAAGTGGCAGTGGACCAACGGCTTCTACCTGATGGGGGAGGGGCAGCCCCTGCTGGTCCCGAGCCTCGACCCCTCCCGTTTCGGCGGTCTCACCTGCCTGCACTTCTCCGCGCGGGCCTGCGACACCATCCGACTCCTGAACTCCGGCCGCTACCCGGCCGACGAGACCCGGGAGATGCTCACGTACGCGCGGAGCGTCTCGCCGGTCTCGTACCTGTCCGGTGTCACCGCGCCCACGCTGCTCGTCCAGGGCCAGGCCGACAGCCTGTTCAACCTCAACGAGGCCACGGCCACCTACCGGGCGCTCGAGGCCCAGGGCACCACGACGAAGATGATCTGGCAGGCCTGGGGCCACAGCGGCGGCCAGGCGGCTGGTGAACTCGACCTCTCCACGGGCGATCTGGAGGCCAACTACGTCGGTCGGCGCATCCTCGCCTGGTTCGACCGCTACCTGCGCCACGAGGAAACGACCGACACAGGGCCCGAGTTCGCCTACTACCGTGACTGGGAGAGCGGCTACGGCACCGCGGCGGCCGTCCCCGCCGCGTCCCGCACGATGTACCTGTCCGGCGACGGCGCCCTGGTGGACAGCCGTTCGAAGGTCACCCGCGGAAGCCGCCAGTACACCAACTGGCTCCTGCCCACCAGCCACTCCGAGAGCTCCCTCGCCGGCATCATCGGGTTCCCCGACCGGGCGCCCCACGACACCAAGGGCACGTACCTCGGCTGGACCAGCGCGCCGCTGACCTCCCCGGTCGACGTCGTCGGCGCGCCGAAGGCCACCCTGAAGGTCGTCTCGCCGAAGACGGAGCGGGTGCAGAACAGCGGCGACGCCGCGGACAAGCTCGTCCTGTTCGCCAAGGTGTACGACGTGGCACCCGACGGGACCCAGAAGCTGGTGAACCGCCTGGTCGCCCCCGTGCGCGTCCCCGACGTCACCCGCCCCTTCACCGTCGAGCTGCCAGGGATCGTGCACCGGTACGAGGCCGGGCACCGGCTGCGGTTCGTGATCGCCGGGAGTGACACGGCGTACTTCGGCAACCGGGGCGTCAAGCCGGTCACCGTGGTCAGCGCCCCGCAGGACACCGGCGTCCTGGAACTCCCCGTGGTCCGCTGACCGTCACCCGTACGGCCCTGCTCCACAGCTCCCCGGACCCGGGACGGAGTCATCCTGGGGTCCGGGGACCGCCGTTCCCGGCCCCGGCACCAGGACTCAGGGAGGGCGGCTCATGAGCCCCAAGGACGTATCCAGCGACACCGCGAGCGCCTTCACCCCCGCCCGGATCGCCGTCACCGTGCTGGCCGTGCTGACGATCGTCTTCATCTGCGTGAACACCGCCGACGTGACCATCCGCGTCATCATCCCCAAGGTCACGATGCCGCTCTGGGCCGCGCTGCTGGGCGTCTTCGTCGCCGGCGGGCTCTGCGGCGCCTACCTGTTCCGCAGGCGCGCCGACCGGTAGCGCCCCCTCCGTCCTCGTCCTGGACGCCGCCTCGCGGAAGCTGATCCGCACCCGGCCCCCGGCATCGGCCTGAACGGTCGAGCCCTGGGTACGCGCAGGTCATCACCCGCCACGGGGCGTACCGGGCGGCGGCGGAGAGGACACGGACGTGCGGACTGTCGGAGTCGAGGAAGAGCTCCTGCTCGTCGACGCGGAGAGCGGTGACCCCCGGACACTGTCGACGGCGGTGCTGGCCCTGGCGGAACGCCGCGCCGAGGGCGACTCCGTCTTCGAGTCCGAACTGCACGACCAGCAAGTGGAGTTCGGCACCGAACCGCGCGAGGCGATGGCGGACCTGGCGGAGGAGATACGCCGCTGGCGGGCCGAGGCGGCCCGCAGCGCGTCGGAGATGGGCGCCACCGTGGCCGCACTCGCCACCTCCCCGATGCCGGTGAGTCCCTCCATCGGGGAGGACGAGCGGTACCGATGGCTGGCGGAGCGGTTCGGCCTGACCGCGCAGGAGCAGCTGACCTGCGGCTGCCACGTGCACGTGTCGGTGGAATCGGACGAGGAGGGCGTCGCCGTACTGGACCGGGTGCGGCCCTGGCTTCCGGTCCTGCTGGCCCTGAGCGCGAACTCCCCCTTCTGGCAGGGGCAGGACACCGCCTACGACGGCTACCGCAGCAGGGTCTGGGGCCGCTGGCCCTCGGCCGGCCCGGTGGAGGTGTTCGGCTCCGCGGACCGCTACCACGAGCAGGTCCGGACGATGGTCGACACGGGAGTCCTGCGCGACAAGGGGATGATCTACTTCGACGCGCGCCTCTCGCACCGCTACCCCACCGTGGAGGTCAGGGTGGCGGACGTGTGCCTGGAGCCGGCCGACACCGTGCTGCTCGCCACGCTCGTACGCGGTCTGGTCGAGACGGCGGCCCGCGCCTGGCGGGCCGGCGACCCACCGCACCCCGCGTCGGTGAGCGTCCTGCGGATGGCTTCCTGGCAGGCCGCGCGCTCGGGTCTGGAGGGGCGGCTGATCCACCCGCTCACCACGCGGCCCGAGCCCGCGGCGGACGTCGCGCACGCGCTGCTCACCCATGTGGGTGACGCCCTGGAGGACAGCGGTGACCTCGTGGAGGCCGAGAAGGCGCTGCGGACCTTGCTGAAGCGGGGGACGGGCGCCCGGGCGCAGCGTGAGGTCCTCGCGGGCTCGGACAGTCTCCGGACCGTCGTGACCGAGTGCGCCGCGAGGACGCTCGGCTGACCCCACGCGCCCTGGGGCGGGCGGGGCGACCCGCGCCGCCCCGAGGACGCGCGGGCCTTCGGGGCCCGGACCGGGAACTTCTCGGGGAAAGCCGGGGCCTGGACCGAGAACTCCTCGGGAAATGGGGAGACATCCTCCGGCAGGCGCGGTGAGGATGGCCGTATGCGTACACGTGTCGTCCTGGACGCCCCCTCGAACCTGGGGCTGAGGCCCCCCGCCCCCGGCGTCGTCCCCGGGTGCTACAAACTCGCCGGCGCGCTCCGTGAGCAGCGCATCGTGCAGCGGCTCCGGGCGCTGGAGGGCGGTGTCGTCGTACCGCCGCGCTACGACCGGGGTGACTGGGAGGAGGGCGACGGCGTCTTCCACGCCGAGGCCATCGCCCGCTACACGCGCACGCTCGCCGACCGGATCGAAGGACACGTCAGGGCGGGCGAGTTCCCGGTCGTCCTCGGGGGCGACTGCTCCATCCAGCTCGGCGCCGCCCTCGCGCTGCGCCGCATCGGCCGGTACGGGCTCGCCGCGATCGACGGTTCCGCCGACTTCCGGCACCCGGGCAACAGCGACCGGATCGGCGCGGCGGGCGGCGAGGAGCTGGCGCTCTCCACCGGGCGCGGGCAGGCGGACCTCACCGATCTCGAAGGGCTGGGTCCCTATGTCAGGGACGAGGACATCCGTCTCTTCGGGATGCGCGACGAGGACGAGGACCGCGCCGAGATGACCGCGCTGAAGATCTCCAACGCCACGGTGGGGGAGATCAGGGAGTGGGGGCCGGCCGACATCGCCCGCGCCGTGGTGCAGACCCTGGAGGTCCCCGTCCTCGACGGCTTCTGGGTCCACCTCGACGCCGATGTCCTCGACCCGAGCGTGATGCCCGCCGTCGACAGCCCGGACGACGGCGGCCTGTTCCCCGGCGAGCTCGCGGTGCTGCTGCGCACCCTCGTGCGGTCACCCCGCTGTGCGGGGCTCAACGTCACGATCTACGACCCCGACCTCGACCCGGACGGCACGGCCGGCGCCCTGTTCACCGACCTGATCGTCGGTGCTTTCTCCGAGGCGGGACCGGAGGCGCCGGAGCGTTGATCACTACGTCGTGGCGGGGGACCCGGGCTCACCAGCGGTCACAGCGAAGCACCGTCGGCCGGCGGTGGCACGGCGTGCGGGCGGAGGACCATGAGTGAGTCCTCCGGGGTCGCCACCATGGCGAAGGGGAACCGGTCGAGCTCCAGGCAGAGCGCGATGTCATCGGGGTGCACCCCTTGACGCACCCCGTGCTCCAGCTCGTAGGCGGCGCGTGACCGGCCGGCGCGGTCGAGGAAGCCGGTCGCGTCCGTCACTGCTCCGCCCGCCCTGAGGGCGATGTACTGGGCGCACGCCAGGTCCTCATCGGCCTGCCCGTCCTCGCCGGTGACCACGAACGTGACGCCGTCACGCGCCCGGGTCCGCAGGAGCCGGGCGGTCGCCTCCGCCACCACGAAGCCGGCACACAGCACCAGCGACGCCTCCTTCACCGCGAGGGCGCCGACCGTCCCCGCCGTGGTCTTCTGCACCACGGTCCGTCCTTCGAGGTCGACCGACCGCAGCAGTCCCGGCGAGTTGACGGCGTCGAACCCCGGCGCGGGCGGACCGTCCTTGAGCGCCAGCCAGCGCGGGTGGCGGGCCTTGAGCGCCAGGGCCTCGTCGGGCGACCCGGCGAGAACGATCTTCTCCGCACCCTGGGCGAAGGCCCAGGCGGCCACCGTGAAAGCACGCATGACGTCGACCACGACCGCCACGGACGGGGCTTCGGCCAGCTCGGGAATACCGAGGAAACGAGCGTCCATCCGGTCATGATCGCGCAGTCCCGACCTCGCGTGATCTGGCTGTGGCGCGCATCACACCGGCGTCCCGGAGTATGGACGGCGTGCTCGGACGGAAAGCCCGTACACCGCGCCCCGGAGGCCCCTACGCTGGCCACCATGCCGACCCGGGTGCCGATCAGCGACGCGTTGCGCTCCGCGGTGGGCGACCCGGCGGAAGCCGTGCTCCTGGACAGCAGCCCGCGCTCCCGGGTGTGGCGGGTCGAACTGCGCGGTGGTGGCCGGGTGGTCGTCAAACAGATCACCGACGGAGGCGGAGCCGGATCCGACGGGGACACGCGCTACGCGCGGGAGGTCGCCGCGTTGCGGCTCGCCGGGAGGGCGACCGCACCGGCCGTCTCGCCCGCCCTGCTCGGCACGGACCCGGCGGCCCGCGTGATGGTCCTGGAGCACCTGGACGATCTCGGCGCGAGCGACGACTGGATGCCGGGCTACGCCGAGGCCCTCGCCCGGCTGCACGCGCTCACCGGGCCGGCCGACACGGGCACGCTTCCCGCCTGGTCGGGACCGACGGCCGCCGACGCCGAGTCCTTCCTCGCCCTCGCCAGGGCGCTGGACGTTCCCGTCCCGCCCGCGGTGCCGAACGAACTCGCCGGGCTGCTCGACCGGCTCGACCCCACGCCCCACCACGCCCTCCTGCACGGCGACCCCTGCCCCGGCAACGACCTGCGCACCGCCACCGGCGTCCGCTTCGTCGACTTCGAGCAGGCCGCGTCGGGCAACGGCCTGGTCGAACTCGCCTACCTCCGCATCGGGTTCCCCACGTGCTGGTGCGCGATGTCGGTCCCGGCCGCGCCCCTCGCGGAAGCCGAGGAGGTCTACCGCGCCACCTGGCGGAGTCTCACCGGCACGGAAGTTTCCGGCGATCTGGCCGACACCTGCGCCGGCTGGCTGATCCGGGGCGACGCACTCGTCGAACGCGCCCACCGCGAGTCGGCCGACCACCTCGCACGGGTGCCGGCGGAGGACTTCGAGTGGGGCCACGTCTCCGCCCGGGAGCGCCTCGTCCACCGGCTCGGTGCGGTCGCCGACCTGACCCGCGGCCACGACCACCTGCACGCGCTCGGCCGTCTGGGCAACGCCCTGGCCGCGCGCCTGCTGGAACGATGGCCCGCACTGCGCCCCCTGCCCTCCCACGACGCCCGGCCCTGGGACTGACAGCCGGCGGATCAGGTCACGGTGCCTTCCGGACGACCGCCGTCAGGCGGACACGTTCCGGTCGACGTACTCGAAGACCGAGCCGTCCGGGTGCAGGGCGATCAGGTTGCGCCCCACCGGGGTGGGCACGGGGCCCGCGATGACCTTCGCTCCCACCCTGGTGAGTGCCGCGTTGGCCTCGTCGACGTCCTTGACCGCGATCGTCGCCGACACCTTCCGCAGCACCTCCAGCTCCGACTCCGGGCCGCTCATCAGCAGGAAGCAGCCGATCGCGGCCACCGCGACCCCGCCGCGCTCGAAGCGCAGCGCCGGAGTGCCCGTCAGGCCCTCGTAGAAGGCCACCGAGGCCTCCAGGTCGTCGACACAGATACGCAGCGTGGTTCCCAGGATTTCCATGCCCACGAGGGTAGTTGCCGACCCGGTGCGAGGGGATCGGTTCGCTCCCCGCCGCCGGGTCACACCCGGCAGAGCACCTCGCCGTGCGGCACCATGAACCACGCGTCGGGCTCTGCGCCCCAGGCGCGCCAGGCATCCGAGACGGCCGTCAGCTGTTCGGCGCTCGCGTGCCCGCCGTCCACGGCGAGCTCCGCGTACACGGACGCGGTCGTGCGGTCGGCCCAGAGCCCGCTCCACCAGGCACGGTTCTCCGGCGTGGCGAAGCACCAGGCGGCCGCCGTCGGGGTGATGTCGGTGAAGCCGGCCTGCCGGGCCCAGGACAGCAGCCGGCGTCCGGCGTCGGGCTCGCCGCCGTTGGCGCGGGCCACCCGGCCGTACAGGTCCTGCCACTCCCGCATCCCGGGCACCTCCGGGTACCAGGTCATCGCCGCGTAGTCGCTGTCGCGCGCCGCGACGACGCCTCCGGGCCGGCAGACGCGCCGCATCTCGCGCAGTGCCTGCACCGGGTCGCCCACGTGCTGGAGCACCTGATGGGCGTGGACGACGTCGAAGGAGTCGTCGGGGAAGTCCAGGGAATGGACGTCCGCGACGGTGAACTCCACGTTGTCCAGCCCGCGTCCGGCGGCGGCCGCCGCCGCGCGGTCCAGGATGTCGCGGCCGGTGTCGACCGCCGTCACCGGGCCGGGCGCCACCAGCGCGGCGATGTCCGCGGTGATGGTGCCCGGCCCGCAGCCGACGTCCAGGACCGCCTGACCGGGGCGGAGTTCACCGAGGAGGTACGCCGCCGAGTTGGCGGCGGTCCGCCACTGGTGCGAGCGCAGGACCGACTCGTGGTGGCCGTGTGTGTAGACGGCGGTTTCCTTCGGCATGGCCGTACGTCCTCTCCCGGAGCATCGTCGCCGGCGATGGGGCAAAGGTACGCTGCGGTGTCGCATCCTGAGATAGGTGTCTCATCATTCGGTCATCGCTACGCAGGCATCGGGCAGTACACGGTCAGCGCCTCGGGCAGCTTGTCGATCAGCAACTCCTCTCCGGAGTGCGCCACTTCGCCGTCGTAGGCGTACGGGGTGCCCGGCGTGAGGCCGGCGAGCCGCACCGCGCGGCGCCGTACGGCCGCGTGGACGGGGGAGCGGGACAGCGGGCCGGCGATCGCCGCGGCGAGCAGCCGGAGTCCGGGGGTGCGGCCGCCGTGGACCACCCGTACGTCGAGCAGTCCGTCCGCCAGGTTGTGCCGGCGCCCCGGAGCGGGGCCCACCCGCCGGAACAGCCCGTTGCCCACGAAGAGCAGCCACAACGGCCTCCGCCTGCCCTGGAGTTCGGCCGTCAGGGGGCGGGAGCCCCGCAGCGCCTCGAAGGCCGCGAGCACGCCCGCGGGCCACCCGCCGATCCTGGGCGCCCAGTGCTCCCGGGTGCGCACCAGCTCCGGATAGACGCCCAGGCTGAAGGCGTTGAGGAAGTACCCGTGCGCCCCGCCCGGCCCCTGCGGCCCCGGCCGGAAGCGGCCCAGGTCGACCCGGACCGCGTCACCGGCGGTGAGCGCCGTCACCGTGTCGTGCACGGTCTCGATGCCGAGGTCGTACGCGAAGTGGTTGAGGGTCCCGCCGGGGAACACCGCGAGCGGCACGCCGTGGGTGGCCGCGACGGCCGCCGCCATGTTGACCGTGCCGTCGCCCCCGCACACGCCCAGGGCCTTGCCCTCCCGTGCGGCCTCCTCCAGGCACCCCGACAGGTCGGCCGGTGCGCACTCCACCGTCTCCGCGAGGGGCAGCGCGTCGCGGATCACGGCCGCCGCCGCGGTCGCGGAACCGGACTCCCGGTTGACGACCACCACCAGGTCCTTGCCCGCGGGCAGGGCCGGCGCCTCGGCCGGCGGTCTGCCGGGGGCGGGCAGCTGTCCACGGGTCGGTACGACGCCCCGCAGTGCGAACGCCGCCCCGACGCCGAGCGCCGCACCCGCCATCACATCGCTCGGATAGTGGACGCCGGTGTAGACGCGTGACGCCGCCACGGCCACGGCGACCGGGGCCACGACCGCGCCCCAGCCCTTCGACTCCAGGGCGACGCCCGTCGCGAACGCCGCCGCGGACGCCGCGTGCCCCGACGGGAAGGACGTGGTGAAGGGCTGACGCTTCAGCTGCCGTATGACCGGAACCAGATCCACTATCGGCCGGTCCCTGCGTACGGCCCTCTTCCCCACGGTGTTGATCGCGGCCGAGGCCACGGCCAGCGAGGCGACTCCGCGCAGCGCCGCCCTGCGGGACCGCGCGCTGGAGCCCAGCGCCGCCATGCCCGCGGCGGCCCCGAACCAGAGCAGGCCGTGGTTGGCGCTGCGGCTCAGCCGTGGCAGGACGTGCTCGGCGCCGGGCCAGTGTCTTTCTGCCACGCGCTGGAACGCGGCCATGTCGCGCTGGTGGAACCAGGCCTGCCAGCGGCCGGGGGAGGAGAGACTGCTCGATGTGGACATGGGACAGCGAATACCCTGCGACCGGGCGGTGAACCAGGAGGCGCGCGCAAGGTCCTCCGTCGAATTCCGGCCGGATCCCGGTGTGAGGCCCGATCGGAATGCGGAGGATGTGACGAAAAGCACCCTCCGGCCCACCGCGTCGTGCCGCGGACATTGCCCGGACAAGTTCCCTGACGTTAGCCTGCGTTCGTGATTCCGGTCATTGACCGGAGTGTCGAACGAGATTGGCGGGCGATCATGGGGCGACTCGTCCCTGCGGTGACCAGGGCGCTGGATGTTCTCGAACTCTTCCTCCAGGGTGAGGGAACTCTCTCCGCTCCCGAGGTCACGCGCAAGCTCCAACTGCCGCGGACGACCGTCCACGAGCTGCTCACCACGCTCGCCGCACGGTCCTACCTGGTCACGGTCCCGGAGCAGCCGGGCCGCTACCGGCTGGGTGTGCGCACCTACCAGCTGGGCAGCCGCTACGCCGAGCAGCTCGACCTCGCGGCCGAGGGGCAGCAGGTCGCCCGTGAGGTCGCCGAGACCTGCGGCGAGACGGTCCACGTGGCGATCCTGGAGGACACCGAGGTCATCTACATCGCGAAGGTGGACTCCACCCACGCCGTCCGCATGGTCTCGGCCGCCGGAAGGAAGCTGCCCGCGCACTGCACCTCCGTCGGCAAACTGCTGCTCGCCGCGCTCCCGGAGCCGGAGCTCGACGCCCGACTCGACGGGCGTGAGCTCATCGCCATGACCGACAACAGCCTCACCGATCCCGTGGAGCTGCGGGCCGCGCTCGCCGTCGTCCGCAAGCGGGGCATAGCGGTCGAGCACAGGGAGTCGAACCCCGACGTGAGCTGTGTGGCCGCGCCCGTCCGGGACCGGTCCGGCCGTGTCGTCGCCGCGCTCTCCATCTCCGTGCCGATGATCCGCTGGAGCGAGGAGCGCGAGGAGGAGCTCGCGCAGCTCGCCGCGGGCGGCGCCGACGCGCTGTCCGGCCGGCTCGGCCACCACCGGAGCCAGGTGTGAGGACGTCCCCCGAGGTGGCGGTCCGGGCCGAGGCCGAGCTGGGTGAGGGCCCCACCTGGGACCCGGCCGCGGGGCGGCTGATCTGGGTCGACATCCTCTCCTCCCGCGTCCACACCTACGAGCCGTCGACGGGCCGCCGTACGGTCATGGCCACCGGACAGCACGTCGGGGCGGCGAAACCGCGGGCCGGCGGCGGCCTCGTGGTCGTCCTGCGGGACGGCACGGGACTGTACGACGCCGACGGCTCCTTCTCCTGGCTGGTCCACGACCCCGTCCCCGGGCGGCGGGGCAACGACGCGGCCGTGGCACCGGACGGCGCGCTCTGGGCGGGCACCATGCGCTACGACGAGGCGGAGGCGGGCGGGACCCTGTCCCGGATCGCCCCGGACGGCACGGTGAGCCCCGTCCTGGACTCGGTGACGGTCAGCAACGGCACCGGCTGGAGCCCGGACGGCCGGCTGATGTACTACGTCGACACCCCCACCCGCCGCGTCGACGTGTTCGACGTGGACGGGGAGCACGTCCTGAACCGGCGCCCCTTCGTCGCCACCGAGCGGCCCGGATGGCCCGACGGGCTGACGGTGGACGCCGAGGGCTGCGTGTGGGTCGCCTTCTGGGACGGCGCGTCGGTCAGGCGCTACACCCCCGACGGCCGGCTGGACCGGGTCGTGGAGCTGCCGGTCCGGCGGCCCACCGCGTGCGCCTTCGGCGGTCCCGGCCTCCGCGACCTGTACGTCTCCACCGCCCGGACGGGCCTCGACGCCCCCCACCCGCTGTCGGGCTCCCTGCTCGTGCTGCCGGACGCCGGACAGGGGCTGCCCGGGACACCGTTCGCCGGCTGAGCGGGCCGGGGCCCGGATGCGTATTTCCGCCGCCTTCCGGAGCCGGTGCGGGGGCGGACCCCGGGGAACCTCCGTATAAAGGGCTCTGAGGTCGACGCAGGCGGAGGGAGACCCCGGGATGCACGGGAGCGAGCGGACGCGGCCCCACCCCCTCGGGGAGGGGCACGGCCCGGTCCGCTACGGGCCGCCCGCCCCCGACCCCGGTCTCCCCGTGCTGCCCGAGCTCGCCGCCGTGCTGGCCGCGTCCGCCGCGCGGACCCGGCCCGAACCACCCGGTGGCGGAACGATCCTGCGGGAGGCGGCCTGCGGCTACTGGGGGCGGCGTGGCCTGCACGGCGGCCCCGACGGCATCGCGGCGGCCCCGGGCGCCCAGCCCCTCCTCCTCGCGCTGATCGCCGCCCACGGCGGCGATGTGCTCATGCCCCGGCCCTGCCCCGCCACGTGGACGCCCCAGGCACGCCTGCTGGGCCGGCCCGCCTACCACGTGCCGACGCCCGCCGAGTGCGGTGGCATCCCCGACCCGTACGCCCTGCTGGAGACCGTCCGCCGGGTGCGCGCCGAGGGCGGCAGACCCCGGCTGCTCCTGATCTCGGTGGCCGACGATCCCACCGCCACACTGGCCCCGCCGGAACTGGTGCGCGAGGCCTGCGAGGCCGCGGTCTCCGAAGGGCTGCACATCGTCAGCGACGAGACCTGGCGCGACACCCTGCACAAGCCCCACGACACCGTCCTGCTCAGCCCCGCCGAGATGTGCCCCGACGACGTCACCGTCCTGTCCGACCTGGCGGGAGCCCTCACCCCGTCCGCGTGGCCGGTCGCCGTCGCACGCTTCCCGGCCACGGCACGGGCCGCCGCGCGCCGGGCCCGGGTGCTCGACATCCTCACCGCGCTCGGCGCCCTCGTCGCGGAACCGGTCGCCCGGGCCGCCTCCCACGCGCTGGACGAACCCGAGGCCGTCACGACCCGGATCCGGCAGGCCGCCCGCCTCCAGTCCCACGTGGCGTCCGCCGCCCACCGCGCGGTGCTCACCGTCGGCGCCCTGGCCAGACCTCCGCAGGCCGGCCGCCATCTCTACGCCGACCTCGGACCGCTGCGCCCCCGGCTGGCCGCCCGGGGCGTCACGGACTCCATGGAGCTGGAGGAGTACCTGACGGAACGTCTCGGCGCGCCCGCTCCCGGGGGACACCGCTTCGGCGACGAACTGGGCGCGCTGCGGGTGCGGCTGAGCACCGGGCCGCTGCTCGGCGCAACCCCGGAGCAGCAGACGGAGTCCCTCACTGCGGTGGAGCCCTTGGAATTGCCCCATGTCGCCCGAGCACTGAGCATTTTCGCAGCAGCCCTCGATGAACTCCGATGACAGGAGCCTCTCGATGACGGAACAGACCGAGCGTCCGCTCCCCGGAGCCGGACACGCGCCCCCGGGGCGTCCCGCCGCCCCTCCGCGACGTCTCGGCGAGCCCAGGACCTGGCCCCGCTCCTTCGCCGACCGGCTCACCGCCCCGCTCCCGGGTGTCAGGGGCATGACGCGTCTGGCCAGGGAGCGCGCCCTCCGGCCCAACGCCGAGGGACTCCGCGGCATCCACCGGCTGCCCTACGCCCCCCGGCCGCTGCCCGTCGTGGACGTGGACACGACGGCCGTCACCTGGGCCGGACACGCCAGCTGGATCGTCCGCATCGGCGGGCTCACCGTCCTCACCGACCCGGTGTGGTCACGGCGCATCCTCGGCACCCCCGCCAGGATCACCCCGGTCGGCGTCCCGTGGGAGGAACTGCCGCGCGTCGACGCCGTCCTCATCAGTCACAACCACTACGACCACCTGGACGCCCCCACGCTCCGCAGACTTCCCAGGAACACGCCCCTCCTCGTCCCCGCGGGCCTCGGCCGCTGGTGCAGACGCCGTCGTTTCACCTGCGTCACCGAGCTCGACTGGTGGGAATCGGTGGAGCTGGGCGGGGTCCGCTTCGACTTCGTCCCCTCCCACCACTGGTCCAAGCGCACCCTCCTGGACACCTGCCGCTCCCTGTGGGGCGGCTGGGTGCTCGGCGACGCGCGGGGGCGGCGGCTCTACTTCGCGGGGGACACCGGCTACGGCCACTGGTTCGAGGAGATCGGCCGCCGCTATCCCGG contains:
- a CDS encoding IclR family transcriptional regulator, giving the protein MGRLVPAVTRALDVLELFLQGEGTLSAPEVTRKLQLPRTTVHELLTTLAARSYLVTVPEQPGRYRLGVRTYQLGSRYAEQLDLAAEGQQVAREVAETCGETVHVAILEDTEVIYIAKVDSTHAVRMVSAAGRKLPAHCTSVGKLLLAALPEPELDARLDGRELIAMTDNSLTDPVELRAALAVVRKRGIAVEHRESNPDVSCVAAPVRDRSGRVVAALSISVPMIRWSEEREEELAQLAAGGADALSGRLGHHRSQV
- a CDS encoding SMP-30/gluconolactonase/LRE family protein, with product MRTSPEVAVRAEAELGEGPTWDPAAGRLIWVDILSSRVHTYEPSTGRRTVMATGQHVGAAKPRAGGGLVVVLRDGTGLYDADGSFSWLVHDPVPGRRGNDAAVAPDGALWAGTMRYDEAEAGGTLSRIAPDGTVSPVLDSVTVSNGTGWSPDGRLMYYVDTPTRRVDVFDVDGEHVLNRRPFVATERPGWPDGLTVDAEGCVWVAFWDGASVRRYTPDGRLDRVVELPVRRPTACAFGGPGLRDLYVSTARTGLDAPHPLSGSLLVLPDAGQGLPGTPFAG
- a CDS encoding aminotransferase class I/II-fold pyridoxal phosphate-dependent enzyme; translated protein: MHGSERTRPHPLGEGHGPVRYGPPAPDPGLPVLPELAAVLAASAARTRPEPPGGGTILREAACGYWGRRGLHGGPDGIAAAPGAQPLLLALIAAHGGDVLMPRPCPATWTPQARLLGRPAYHVPTPAECGGIPDPYALLETVRRVRAEGGRPRLLLISVADDPTATLAPPELVREACEAAVSEGLHIVSDETWRDTLHKPHDTVLLSPAEMCPDDVTVLSDLAGALTPSAWPVAVARFPATARAAARRARVLDILTALGALVAEPVARAASHALDEPEAVTTRIRQAARLQSHVASAAHRAVLTVGALARPPQAGRHLYADLGPLRPRLAARGVTDSMELEEYLTERLGAPAPGGHRFGDELGALRVRLSTGPLLGATPEQQTESLTAVEPLELPHVARALSIFAAALDELR
- a CDS encoding MBL fold metallo-hydrolase, coding for MTEQTERPLPGAGHAPPGRPAAPPRRLGEPRTWPRSFADRLTAPLPGVRGMTRLARERALRPNAEGLRGIHRLPYAPRPLPVVDVDTTAVTWAGHASWIVRIGGLTVLTDPVWSRRILGTPARITPVGVPWEELPRVDAVLISHNHYDHLDAPTLRRLPRNTPLLVPAGLGRWCRRRRFTCVTELDWWESVELGGVRFDFVPSHHWSKRTLLDTCRSLWGGWVLGDARGRRLYFAGDTGYGHWFEEIGRRYPGLDLAILPIGAYEPRWWLSDVHTDPEEAVQAYEDLGARAMAPMHWATFVLSAEPVLEPLTRLRTAWQRAGHPRTDLWDLPVGGSRVLEA